AACCATCAGCAACTCAGAATCTGGGTCTTTAAACGTCTTTGCTAAGGCTTTCAGCTCCTTTTTCGTTCTTATGTGTGGATGGAACTTCTCAGGATCCCTCGATTTGCTTCCTGAGATCACAACCGCCACAGAATTAGGGCCGAATCTTTTTTTCATTGGTTCTTTGAGTCTTTCATAAAGCTCAACCGCAACCCTGCGGCTTATGGTTACCACTATAGCCTTTCCCTTAAACTCTCCGAGCCTCTTACTGAAATGTTCCACTATGTCCTCTGCTACTTTGTTAAGCCTGTCGGGTGATAGCATCAACCGCTCTAATCTTGCGAATTTTCTTTTCAACTCCTCTTTAGCTTCTTCCTTTATGGAAGGATCCTTTATGGCCCTCTCGGAGATTTCCTCGAACTCCTCGTCGATGAACTCATTAGTCAGGTGTAACCTAGCCAGTCTGGACTCGTAGTATATCGGAACAACCACACCATGTCTTCTCGCTGTGTCCATTGAATAAATGCTGATATAATCCCCAAACGTCAGCGGTGTTGATTTGTCTGCATATTCAATCGGTGTGGCCGTAAAGCCCAGTAGTGAGGCGTTTGGCAGGGCCTTCCTCAGGTTCTTTGCCAAGTCTTTATACTGGCTACGATGGGCCTCATCGGCAACCACTATGAGGTTATGCCTGTCGTTGAGTATCGGGTAGAATCCGCTTCTCCTGTGTGGCTTGTACCAATCTATCGGCTTAAAAGATACGATATAAACCGTCTTCTCCCTAAGTTTCTTTTCTGAAATCGGCTTATCTGGATGTTTTCTGTTCACTTCCCTTTTTATGGCATCTTTCAATTCCTCAAGACTTCTGAAACCCATTCCCTCTATGTCCTCCTTCGATAATTCATCGAACTTCTTTTCCTTAACGTCTTTTATGATAGCCTCTCCAACAACCAGTTCTCCAACCTGAATAAAACCCGTTTCGGGTTCCTCCTCATTACCGCTAACGGTCCTAATGCTGAATCCCCTTCTTATCTTTCCCTCCTTAACATTCTCAATGTCGCCTTCACTGGAAGAGGTAACTATGTATCTATCAAAATCACCAAATTTCTGAATCGTGGCGAAAACAACACCACCGGCCTTCCTGCTAAGAAGTTCCCTAAGCTCTTTAACGCTCTCAGCCTTATTGACATTCCTCATTATTCCGGTGAAAACATCATATAACTGATCGTCAAGCTCTCTCCTATCCGTGATAAATAGTAACATTGGGTTTTCCAGTTCTTTTGCTTTGAGAGCCCTTCTGGCGTAGAACAGCATCGTTAATGATTTACCGCTCCCCTGGGTATGCCATATAGTCCCTATCCTTTTTTCCTCCGGTCTCTTTCCATACTTTACGGCCCTTACTGTCCTCTCTATCGCTTTTCTCACTGCGTAGAACTGGTGATACATCGCTATCTTCTTTGTGAAACTCCTTTCTACTCCCTCATGGATGATAAAATCGTTCAGGTACTCCAAAAGCCTCTCCCTCTGAAAAAGTCCCATTAAGAGGACTTCCAAACTCGTTAATGGTTTTTCCATCCCCGGATACTTGTATAGCCTCCCCTCTTCACTTATAATCCTCAGATCATCATCACTCTCTATTCCTTCCCATACAAAGAACCTCTCCCAAGGGCTCGTGGGTGATCCATACTTAGTTTCTATTCCGTCACTCACAACCAGAATCTGAGCATATTTGTAAAGCTGTGGTATGTCCCCCTTCTTCGTCATGTGGTCTTCATATGCGTCTTTAGCCGTCTGCGGAGAGTTTGGTCCTTTGAACTCAAAAACTGCTATCGGAATACCGTTTATGAAAACCACCATGTCGGGGACTCTGTACAATCCCCTCTCTCTGTAAAAATCGACCCTGAACTGGTTTGATACCAAAAACTCATTGTTGTCCGGGTTTTCAAAATCAACCAGTTTAACGAGCCTCGTCCTCTCATCCTTCCCTCTCCCAACCTTCAGCTTAACTCCAATAGTCAGCATGTCGTAGAACTCTTTCATACCAAGACTAAACTCACGGTGAGAAACATCAACGACCTTCTGGTAAACCTTTTCAGCCTGAGACTCGGTTAGCCAAGGATTAAGTCTCTTTATAGCTCCAATAAACCGGGGCTTGAGAATAACATGCCTGTATGACTCACGCTCACCCTCCTTCGGTGTGAGCTCCTTCCCATGAACATAATTATAGCTAAGCTTATCTTTGAGAATTTTTATGGCGAGATCCTCTACCGTATATTGTTCATTTAATTCTGCCTCAGCCATCGTTAGAATCCCTCACCAATTTTATCCCAAGCATCCTTATATTTTTCGTAGTCTTTGTATTCTATCCAGTAAGATACCTCACCCTTTTTGTTGACTCTCTTGTTCATCTCCCTCTTTACCTCCTCCAGAGTCAGGATAAAGAGTTCTGGTGAGTCTAAAACGTTTCGACAAATGATAAGGAAGTCAAAATCAACAGTTATCCCTCCTGAGAGAGGTACTGCATTTCTTCCGCTCAATGATTTCACTTGAATCGTGTATTTTCTACTTCCATCCTGGCTATAAATTACAATATCAACACCTTTTGCGTTCCGTATTGTAGGTAAACAGTTCCAACCTCTCTTAGACAGCTCATAGCATACATAAAACAATCCAATATTTCCCACTAACTGTCTATTTCCCTTCATAACTCTTCCACCCTCAACCTTCCAAACACCAATTGCGGGAGGAGTGTATCGCGAACCTTTTTCAGGAGCATAATCTCTTTTTCGTTGATAAGTATTTTCTGGAATAGTGGTTCTACGAGAGAGTGGAAGCGCTCGAGGATTGGTTGTGGTGGAACTGGGATGTAATAATTCTCCTTGAAATTCCTTAAATCAAATCCCCATACTCCCGTTCCAGTGTGATACGTATTTGCAATCACTTTTTGATAAGTCCTGAAGATAAGGTACAAATACTCTTTAATTTCCTCTGAGAACGGCATGACCTTAGTTATGTGATGAGAGTAAACACCCTTATCTTTTCCATACTCGGGTGGGAATATAACAAATGCTGGACTTCCTAGAAGCCGTCCGCTCTTAGTTTGCTCGGTATTCGCGAAAATTAAATCGCCCTCCTTCAAAAAGTGTCTCTGCTTCAATCTCGTACTCTTAATCCATGCATACTCTGGTTTAAATCCTCCTCCTTCGTTGATATTATTTAAAGTTATGAAAACATAAGCCCCATCAACATACTCTGAAAACTTCTCGCTTCCTTTATACGACAAACCATTTGTAAACTCTGCAGCCTCTCCAATCGGCTTGACATCCCACCCCTCCGGCATCTCCATATCCAGCTCCTCGCTGTAAACGAACTCCTCATCCTGAAAAGGCTCGAAGTCGATAAACCAGCTCTTGAATATCGCCATCGCTGTTTTTTCCAAAATCTCGTTCTGCCTGCGTTTGTTCTCTATCAGGTCGTCGAACCAAGAAAGAACAGTGGCGATGCGGGTTTGTTCTTCTGGAGGTGGGTAGGCTACACTAAGATTTTCCAATATGTCTACTGTAAATGCCGGATAAGTTGAAGCGTTTTCCTCCGCAATTTGTGTCAAAAACTCAGTAACATAATCTGTGGTTAGGAAAAAATAAAGGAATCTTGGCTCAATGTTTTTAGACCTAATTACAGCAAAACCTGTAGATGCAACTGTATTGCTGTTTGCTTTCTTAATAAATGCATAATGTCGTAGATTTGGTCTTACAGTAGACAACAATATATCTTTATCTTTTACAACTCTCTTGGCACGACTGGGTGCGGATTCAAGAGGTATCAATTTCTTCTCCAAAATTATACCTTCCTCAACGGAATTTATGTCGATGTATTCGATTATTTTATGTGGGTAATTCTTGTTAATGTTCTCCTCATTCACCCTCGCAATACTATTAACTTTCATAACCTCCCAATCCTTCGGTATCTCTCCAATCTCCGTCTCTCTGAACTCAGTTTCCCATCTGAACTTTAGCATTTTTACCACCTTTCACCCCTTTGTCATCTCCACAATCTTTGTGGATGCGTAATTCAGTTCCAGCTCTGTTATCACAACCAATCTTTCATCAAGCCATTTCTTTGACTCCTCTTTTATGAGGTCTTCCAGTATATTCAGCTCAACAACTATTCCAATATCCATCACTCTATGTAGATCTTCAGCGTACTTATTCAGCTCATCTGGTATGACTTCGATTTCAAACAATTCTTTTTCAGCAAGGAGTCTTCTACCAACGTTTGTTTTATCTGGTGCCACATGAACATCTGCCGATAGTTCTCTATAATAAAAGTCGTAAACATACTCCACAGGATCTATAATCTCCT
The genomic region above belongs to Thermococcus stetteri and contains:
- a CDS encoding HsdR family type I site-specific deoxyribonuclease, giving the protein MAEAELNEQYTVEDLAIKILKDKLSYNYVHGKELTPKEGERESYRHVILKPRFIGAIKRLNPWLTESQAEKVYQKVVDVSHREFSLGMKEFYDMLTIGVKLKVGRGKDERTRLVKLVDFENPDNNEFLVSNQFRVDFYRERGLYRVPDMVVFINGIPIAVFEFKGPNSPQTAKDAYEDHMTKKGDIPQLYKYAQILVVSDGIETKYGSPTSPWERFFVWEGIESDDDLRIISEEGRLYKYPGMEKPLTSLEVLLMGLFQRERLLEYLNDFIIHEGVERSFTKKIAMYHQFYAVRKAIERTVRAVKYGKRPEEKRIGTIWHTQGSGKSLTMLFYARRALKAKELENPMLLFITDRRELDDQLYDVFTGIMRNVNKAESVKELRELLSRKAGGVVFATIQKFGDFDRYIVTSSSEGDIENVKEGKIRRGFSIRTVSGNEEEPETGFIQVGELVVGEAIIKDVKEKKFDELSKEDIEGMGFRSLEELKDAIKREVNRKHPDKPISEKKLREKTVYIVSFKPIDWYKPHRRSGFYPILNDRHNLIVVADEAHRSQYKDLAKNLRKALPNASLLGFTATPIEYADKSTPLTFGDYISIYSMDTARRHGVVVPIYYESRLARLHLTNEFIDEEFEEISERAIKDPSIKEEAKEELKRKFARLERLMLSPDRLNKVAEDIVEHFSKRLGEFKGKAIVVTISRRVAVELYERLKEPMKKRFGPNSVAVVISGSKSRDPEKFHPHIRTKKELKALAKTFKDPDSELLMVIVVDMWLTGFDVPCLHTMYFDKPMKNHSLVQAIARVNRVFKDKPGGLIVDYIGIADDLKKSLSVYAPEEAKKVLTDINQILDLMKEKYDIVSSYFYGLDYKNWRKMNERDLAILTASAYARVSRDENTKKKFLKNVVALKKLYALASPHPETMKIKEDLVFFNMIKSMIIKYQSQKGKTLTKSIEEDMTELISKSIVAEKPIDVFELMKREKPDVSLLSDEFLQELTKVEYKNYVADVLTKILEDQIRVRMRKNPYRYKSLYQRLQEIIDKYNLRLIEVSEVIEELIQIAKETRKAIEEGKQLNLSEEELAFYDLLMSQEKIAQNYSQIEMIAKEIVKTLSGYVTVADWRRRKQVMAKIKNQVKRVLMKNFKGLSYNEIKALSEVIVNQAAVLFGEKGVGG
- a CDS encoding chromo domain-containing protein, with the protein product MKGNRQLVGNIGLFYVCYELSKRGWNCLPTIRNAKGVDIVIYSQDGSRKYTIQVKSLSGRNAVPLSGGITVDFDFLIICRNVLDSPELFILTLEEVKREMNKRVNKKGEVSYWIEYKDYEKYKDAWDKIGEGF
- a CDS encoding restriction endonuclease subunit S, with translation MLKFRWETEFRETEIGEIPKDWEVMKVNSIARVNEENINKNYPHKIIEYIDINSVEEGIILEKKLIPLESAPSRAKRVVKDKDILLSTVRPNLRHYAFIKKANSNTVASTGFAVIRSKNIEPRFLYFFLTTDYVTEFLTQIAEENASTYPAFTVDILENLSVAYPPPEEQTRIATVLSWFDDLIENKRRQNEILEKTAMAIFKSWFIDFEPFQDEEFVYSEELDMEMPEGWDVKPIGEAAEFTNGLSYKGSEKFSEYVDGAYVFITLNNINEGGGFKPEYAWIKSTRLKQRHFLKEGDLIFANTEQTKSGRLLGSPAFVIFPPEYGKDKGVYSHHITKVMPFSEEIKEYLYLIFRTYQKVIANTYHTGTGVWGFDLRNFKENYYIPVPPQPILERFHSLVEPLFQKILINEKEIMLLKKVRDTLLPQLVFGRLRVEEL